From Halichoerus grypus chromosome 6, mHalGry1.hap1.1, whole genome shotgun sequence, one genomic window encodes:
- the MAPK8IP2 gene encoding C-Jun-amino-terminal kinase-interacting protein 2 — translation MADRAEMFSLSTFHSLSPPGCRPPQDISLEEFDDEDLSEITDDCGLGLSYDSDHCEKDSLSLGRSEQPHPICSFQDDFQEFEMIDDNEEEEEEEEEEEEEEEEEEEEEEEEGEGEGKEGGGLGSEAPAPEALIPSPSLEEPHKNRPTTLHLTTLGAQDSLNNNGGFAPAPPASWQETVLCSPPQEPLRESPASLQPTDASPCGSQSPVRPGCDCEGNPPAAGPPAPCGASPSSDPGIEADLGSRSSGGRGGRRSSQELSSPGSDSEDAGGARLGRMISSISETELELSSDGGSSSSGRSSHLTNSIEEASSPTSEPEPEPEAPCEPPRRPAFLPVGPDDTNSEYESGSESEPDLSEDADSPWLLSNLVSRMISEGSSPIRCPGQCLSPASRPSGEPSSPAGGTTEAPEAAAGPGGVELVDMETLCGPPPPAPSAPRPGPAQPGPCLFLSNPTRDTITPLWAAPGRSARPARACSAACSEEDDEDEEDEDDADDKVGPPGGRGVGPAAPLDASLVYDAVKYTLVVDEHTQLELVSLRRCAGLGEDSSEDSGGEASEEETAATLLGGGQGPEDASPDSPDLTFSKKFLNVFVNSTSRSSSTESFGLFSCLVNGEEKEQTHRAVFRFIPRHPDELELDVDDPVLVEAEEDDFWFRGFNMRTGERGVFPAFYAHAVPGPAKDLLGSKRSPCWVERFDVQFLGSVEVPCHQGNGILCAAMQKIATARKLTVHLRPPASCDLEISLRGVKLSLSGGPEFQHCSHFFQMKNISFCGCHPRNSCYFGFITKHPLLSRFACHVFVSQESMRPVAQSVGRAFLEYYQEHLEYACPTEDIYLE, via the exons ATGGCGGATCGGGCGGAGATGTTTTCTCTTTCCACCTTTCACTCGCTTTCGCCGCCAGGCTGCAG GCCTCCCCAGGACATAAGCCTGGAAGAATTTGATGATGAGGACCTGTCTGAGATCACCGATGACTGTGGCCTGGGCCTCAGCTATGACTCGGACCACTGCgagaag GACAGTCTCTCCCTGGGACGTTCGGAGCAGCCACACCCGATCTGCTCCTTCCAGGATGATTTCCAGGAGTTTGAGATGATCGATGAcaatgaagaggaggaggaggaggaggaagaggaggaggaagaggaggaggaggaagaggaggaggaagaggaggaaggagaaggggagggcaaGGAGGGAGGAGGCCTTGGTTCAGaggcccctgccccagaggcCCTgatcccttccccctccctggaGGAACCCCACAAGAACCGGCCCACCACTCTCCACCTGACTACGCTGGGAGCCCAG gactCCCTGAACAACAATGGAGGCTTTGCCCCAGCGCCTCCAGCTTCCTGGCAGGAGACAGTGCTGTGCTCTCctccccaggagcccctcagAG AGTCACCCGCCTCCCTCCAGCCCACAGACGCGAGCCCGTGCGGGTCACAGTCGCCTGTGCGCCCGGGTTGCGATTGTGAAGGGAACCCACCGGCCGCGGGCCCCCCTGCGCCCTGTGGAGCCTCGCCCTCCTCAGATCCTGGCATCGAGGCTGACCTGGGAAGCCGCTCCAGCGGGGGCCGAGGGGGCCGGCGCAGCAGCCAGGAGCTGTCCTCCCCGGGCTCCGACTCGGAGGACGCAGGGGGCGCGCGCCTGGGGCGCATGATTTCGTCCATCTCGGAGACCGAGCTGGAGCTGAGCAGCgacggcggcagcagcagcagcggccgCTCCTCGCACCTCACCAACTCCATCGAGGAGGCCTCATCGCCTACCTCCGAGCCGGAGCCCGAGCCTGAGGCCCCATGTGAGCCCCCGCGTCGCCCCGCCTTCCTGCCCGTGGGCCCCGACGACACCAACAGCGAGTACGAGTCAGGGTCCGAGTCTGAGCCAGACCTCAGTGAGGACGCCGACTCGCCCTGGCTGCTCAGCAACCTCGTGAGCCGCATGATCTCCGAGGGCTCCTCACCCATCCGCTGCCCCGGCCAGTGCCTGTCTCCCGCGTCGCGTCCTTCCGGGGAGCCCTCGTCGCCCGCGGGTGGGACCACGGAGGCCCCCGAGGCGGCTGCAGGGCCAGGCGGCGTGGAGCTGGTGGACATGGAGACGCTGTGCGGGCCACCGCCCCCCGCGCCCTCTGCACCTCGGCCTGGCCCCGCCCAGCCCGGGCCCTGCCTCTTCCTCAGCAACCCCACGCGCGACACCATCACGCCGCTGTGGGCCGCTCCAGGCCGCAGCGCCCGTCCGGCCCGCGCCTGTTCCGCCGCCTGCTCAGAGGAGGACGATGAGGATGAAGAGGACGAGGATGATGCTGATGACAAGGTGGGGCCCCCTGGCGGCAGGGGCGTGGGCCCCGCTGCGCCGCTGGACGCCTCGCTGGTGTATGACGCGGTCAAGTACACGCTGGTGGTGGACGAGCACACGCAGTTGGAGCTGGTAAGCCTGCGGCGCTGCGCTGGCCTGGGCGAGGACAGCTCGGAGGACAGCGGTGGCGAGGCCAGCGAGGAAGAGACGGCGGCCACACTTCTGGGTGGTGGTCAGGGCCCGGAGGATGCCTCCCCAGACAGCCCTGACCTCACCTTCTCTAAGAAGTTCCTCAATGTCTTTGTCAACAGCACATCTCGTTCTTCCA gcACGGAGTCCTTTGGTCTTTTTTCCTGCTTGGTcaatggggaggagaaagagcaaaCCCATCGGGCTGTCTTCAG GTTCATCCCTCGCCATCCGGATGAGCTGGAGCTGGATGTGGATGACCCGGTGTTGGTGGAGGCTGAGGAGGATGATTTCTGGTTCCGTGGCTTCAACATGCGCACAGGGGAGCGTGGGGTCTTCCCCGCCTTCTACGCCCATGCGGTGCCCGGCCCCGCCAAGGACCTGCTGG ggagCAAGCGGAGTCCCTGCTGGGTGGAGCGCTTCGACGTGCAGTTCCTGGGCTCTGTAGAGGTACCCTGTCACCAGGGCAATGGCATCCTGTGTGCAGCCATGCAGAAG ATTGCTACTGCCCGGAAGCTGACAGTCCACCTGCGTCCTCCTGCCTCCTGTGACCTTGAGATTTCCCTTCGGGGGGTCAAGCTGAGTCTAAGCGGAGGACCTGAG TTCCAGCATTGCAGTCACTTCTTCCAGATGAAGAACATCTCCTTCTGTGGCTGCCATCCCCGCAACAGCTG CTATTTTGGCTTCATCACCAAACACCCTCTGCTGAGCCGCTTTGCCTGCCACGTCTTTGTCTCCCAGGAGTCCATGAGGCCTGTGGCCCAGAGTGTGGG ccgcGCCTTCCTGGAGTATTACCAGGAGCACCTGGAGTACGCCTGCCCCACAGAGGACATCTACCTGGAGTAG
- the ARSA gene encoding arylsulfatase A isoform X1, whose amino-acid sequence MVALWAFALALAIGLATAGPPNIVLIFADDLGYGDLGSYGHPSSTTPNLDQLAAGGLRFTDFYVPMSLCTPSRAALLTGRLPVRMGLYPGVLEPSSRGGLPLEEVTLAEVLAARGYLTGIAGKWHLGVGPEGAFLPPHQGFHRFLGIPYSHDQGPCQNLTCFPPSTPCDGSCDQGLVPIPLLANLSVEAQPPWLPGLEARYVAFARDLMADAQRQGRPFFLYYASHHTHYPQFSGQSFSGRSGRGPFGDSLMELDAAVGALMTAVGDLGLLGETLVIFTADNGPETMRMSHGGCSGLLRCGKGTTFEGGVREPALAFWPGHIAPGVTHELASSLDLLPTLAALTGAPLPNVTLDGVDLSPLLLGTGKSPRQSLFFYSAYPDEVHGVFAVRRGKYKAHFFTQGSVHSDTTPDPACHASSPLTAHEPPLLFDLSEDPGENYNLLGGLAEVAPEAMQALKQLQLLKAQFDASVTFSPSQMARGEDPALQICCQPGCTPQPSCCHCPEPQA is encoded by the exons ATGGTGGCACTGTGGGCCTTCGCTCTGGCCTTGGCCATAGGCCTGGCCACTGCTGGCCCACCTAACATCGTGCTGATCTTTGCTGATGACCTGGGCTATGGGGACCTGGGCTCCTATGGGCACCCCAGCTCCACCACCCCTAACCTGGACCAGCTGGCTGCAGGGGGGCTGCGCTTCACCGACTTCTATGTGCCCATGTCTCTGTGCACACCCTCCCG GGCTGCGCTCCTGACCGGCCGACTCCCAGTTCGGATGGGCCTGTACCCTGGAGTTCTGGAGCCCAGCTCCCGAGGGGGCCTGcccctggaggaggtgaccctGGCTGAGGTCCTGGCTGCCCGAGGCTACCTCACAGGGATAGCTGGCAAGTGGCAccttggggtggggcctgaggggGCCTTTCTGCCCCCCCACCAGGGCTTCCATCGATTCCTGGGCATCCCATACTCCCATGACCAG GGCCCTTGCCAGAACCTGACCTGCTTTCCGCCGTCCACCCCCTGTGATGGCAGCTGTGACCAGGGCCTGGTCCCTATCCCACTGTTGGCCAACCTGTCCGTGGAGGCACAGCCCCCCTGGCTGCCAGGACTTGAGGCCCGCTATGTGGCTTTCGCCCGTGACCTCATGGCTGATGCCCAGCGCCAGGGCCGGCCATTTTTCCTGTACTACGCCTCTCAC CACACCCACTACCCCCAGTTCAGTGGGCAGAGCTTCTCTGGGCGCTCAGGCCGAGGGCCATTTGGGGACTCCCTGATGGAGCTGGATGCAGCTGTGGGAGCCCTGATGACAGCTGTGGGGGACCTGGGGCTGCTTGGAGAGACGCTGGTCATCTTCACTGCAGACAACGG GCCTGAGACCATGAGGATGTCCCATGGCGGCTGCTCTGGCCTTCTTCGTTGTGGAAAGGGAACCACCTTTGAGGGAGGTGTCCGAGAGCCTGCCTTGGCCTTCTGGCCAGGCCACATCGCTCCTG GGGTGACCCATGAGCTGGCCAGCTCCCTAGACCTGCTGCCCACCCTGGCAGCCCTGACGGGGGCTCCGCTGCCCAACGTCACGTTGGATGGTGTTGACCTCAGCCCCCTGCTGCTGGGCACAGGCAAG AGCCCCCGGCAGTCTCTCTTCTTCTATTCGGCCTACCCAGACGAGGTCCATGGGGTCTTTGCTGTGCGGAGGGGAAAGTACAAAGCTCACTTCTTCACCCAGG GCTCTGTCCACAGCGATACCACGCCAGACCCTGCCTGCCACGCCTCCAGCCCTCTGACTGCCCATGAGCCCCCGCTGCTCTTTGACCTGTCTGAGGACCCTGGTGAGAACTACAACCTTCTGGGAGGCTTGGCTGAGGTCGCCCCAGAGGCGATGCAGGCGCTGAAGCAACTTCAGCTGCTCAAGGCCCAGTTTGACGCTTCCGTGACCTTCAGCCCCAGCCAGATGGCCCGGGGTGAGGACCCTGCCCTGCAGATCTGCTGTCAGCCTGGCTGCACCCCCCAGCCGTCCTGCTGCCACTGCCCAGAGCCCCAGGCCTGA
- the ARSA gene encoding arylsulfatase A isoform X2: MVALWAFALALAIGLATAGPPNIVLIFADDLGYGDLGSYGHPSSTTPNLDQLAAGGLRFTDFYVPMSLCTPSRAALLTGRLPVRMGLYPGVLEPSSRGGLPLEEVTLAEVLAARGYLTGIAGKWHLGVGPEGAFLPPHQGFHRFLGIPYSHDQHTHYPQFSGQSFSGRSGRGPFGDSLMELDAAVGALMTAVGDLGLLGETLVIFTADNGPETMRMSHGGCSGLLRCGKGTTFEGGVREPALAFWPGHIAPGVTHELASSLDLLPTLAALTGAPLPNVTLDGVDLSPLLLGTGKSPRQSLFFYSAYPDEVHGVFAVRRGKYKAHFFTQGSVHSDTTPDPACHASSPLTAHEPPLLFDLSEDPGENYNLLGGLAEVAPEAMQALKQLQLLKAQFDASVTFSPSQMARGEDPALQICCQPGCTPQPSCCHCPEPQA, encoded by the exons ATGGTGGCACTGTGGGCCTTCGCTCTGGCCTTGGCCATAGGCCTGGCCACTGCTGGCCCACCTAACATCGTGCTGATCTTTGCTGATGACCTGGGCTATGGGGACCTGGGCTCCTATGGGCACCCCAGCTCCACCACCCCTAACCTGGACCAGCTGGCTGCAGGGGGGCTGCGCTTCACCGACTTCTATGTGCCCATGTCTCTGTGCACACCCTCCCG GGCTGCGCTCCTGACCGGCCGACTCCCAGTTCGGATGGGCCTGTACCCTGGAGTTCTGGAGCCCAGCTCCCGAGGGGGCCTGcccctggaggaggtgaccctGGCTGAGGTCCTGGCTGCCCGAGGCTACCTCACAGGGATAGCTGGCAAGTGGCAccttggggtggggcctgaggggGCCTTTCTGCCCCCCCACCAGGGCTTCCATCGATTCCTGGGCATCCCATACTCCCATGACCAG CACACCCACTACCCCCAGTTCAGTGGGCAGAGCTTCTCTGGGCGCTCAGGCCGAGGGCCATTTGGGGACTCCCTGATGGAGCTGGATGCAGCTGTGGGAGCCCTGATGACAGCTGTGGGGGACCTGGGGCTGCTTGGAGAGACGCTGGTCATCTTCACTGCAGACAACGG GCCTGAGACCATGAGGATGTCCCATGGCGGCTGCTCTGGCCTTCTTCGTTGTGGAAAGGGAACCACCTTTGAGGGAGGTGTCCGAGAGCCTGCCTTGGCCTTCTGGCCAGGCCACATCGCTCCTG GGGTGACCCATGAGCTGGCCAGCTCCCTAGACCTGCTGCCCACCCTGGCAGCCCTGACGGGGGCTCCGCTGCCCAACGTCACGTTGGATGGTGTTGACCTCAGCCCCCTGCTGCTGGGCACAGGCAAG AGCCCCCGGCAGTCTCTCTTCTTCTATTCGGCCTACCCAGACGAGGTCCATGGGGTCTTTGCTGTGCGGAGGGGAAAGTACAAAGCTCACTTCTTCACCCAGG GCTCTGTCCACAGCGATACCACGCCAGACCCTGCCTGCCACGCCTCCAGCCCTCTGACTGCCCATGAGCCCCCGCTGCTCTTTGACCTGTCTGAGGACCCTGGTGAGAACTACAACCTTCTGGGAGGCTTGGCTGAGGTCGCCCCAGAGGCGATGCAGGCGCTGAAGCAACTTCAGCTGCTCAAGGCCCAGTTTGACGCTTCCGTGACCTTCAGCCCCAGCCAGATGGCCCGGGGTGAGGACCCTGCCCTGCAGATCTGCTGTCAGCCTGGCTGCACCCCCCAGCCGTCCTGCTGCCACTGCCCAGAGCCCCAGGCCTGA
- the ARSA gene encoding arylsulfatase A isoform X3, producing the protein MVALWAFALALAIGLATAGPPNIVLIFADDLGYGDLGSYGHPSSTTPNLDQLAAGGLRFTDFYVPMSLCTPSRAALLTGRLPVRMGLYPGVLEPSSRGGLPLEEVTLAEVLAARGYLTGIAGKWHLGVGPEGAFLPPHQGFHRFLGIPYSHDQGPCQNLTCFPPSTPCDGSCDQGLVPIPLLANLSVEAQPPWLPGLEARYVAFARDLMADAQRQGRPFFLYYASHHTHYPQFSGQSFSGRSGRGPFGDSLMELDAAVGALMTAVGDLGLLGETLVIFTADNGPETMRMSHGGCSGLLRCGKGTTFEGGVREPALAFWPGHIAPGSVHSDTTPDPACHASSPLTAHEPPLLFDLSEDPGENYNLLGGLAEVAPEAMQALKQLQLLKAQFDASVTFSPSQMARGEDPALQICCQPGCTPQPSCCHCPEPQA; encoded by the exons ATGGTGGCACTGTGGGCCTTCGCTCTGGCCTTGGCCATAGGCCTGGCCACTGCTGGCCCACCTAACATCGTGCTGATCTTTGCTGATGACCTGGGCTATGGGGACCTGGGCTCCTATGGGCACCCCAGCTCCACCACCCCTAACCTGGACCAGCTGGCTGCAGGGGGGCTGCGCTTCACCGACTTCTATGTGCCCATGTCTCTGTGCACACCCTCCCG GGCTGCGCTCCTGACCGGCCGACTCCCAGTTCGGATGGGCCTGTACCCTGGAGTTCTGGAGCCCAGCTCCCGAGGGGGCCTGcccctggaggaggtgaccctGGCTGAGGTCCTGGCTGCCCGAGGCTACCTCACAGGGATAGCTGGCAAGTGGCAccttggggtggggcctgaggggGCCTTTCTGCCCCCCCACCAGGGCTTCCATCGATTCCTGGGCATCCCATACTCCCATGACCAG GGCCCTTGCCAGAACCTGACCTGCTTTCCGCCGTCCACCCCCTGTGATGGCAGCTGTGACCAGGGCCTGGTCCCTATCCCACTGTTGGCCAACCTGTCCGTGGAGGCACAGCCCCCCTGGCTGCCAGGACTTGAGGCCCGCTATGTGGCTTTCGCCCGTGACCTCATGGCTGATGCCCAGCGCCAGGGCCGGCCATTTTTCCTGTACTACGCCTCTCAC CACACCCACTACCCCCAGTTCAGTGGGCAGAGCTTCTCTGGGCGCTCAGGCCGAGGGCCATTTGGGGACTCCCTGATGGAGCTGGATGCAGCTGTGGGAGCCCTGATGACAGCTGTGGGGGACCTGGGGCTGCTTGGAGAGACGCTGGTCATCTTCACTGCAGACAACGG GCCTGAGACCATGAGGATGTCCCATGGCGGCTGCTCTGGCCTTCTTCGTTGTGGAAAGGGAACCACCTTTGAGGGAGGTGTCCGAGAGCCTGCCTTGGCCTTCTGGCCAGGCCACATCGCTCCTG GCTCTGTCCACAGCGATACCACGCCAGACCCTGCCTGCCACGCCTCCAGCCCTCTGACTGCCCATGAGCCCCCGCTGCTCTTTGACCTGTCTGAGGACCCTGGTGAGAACTACAACCTTCTGGGAGGCTTGGCTGAGGTCGCCCCAGAGGCGATGCAGGCGCTGAAGCAACTTCAGCTGCTCAAGGCCCAGTTTGACGCTTCCGTGACCTTCAGCCCCAGCCAGATGGCCCGGGGTGAGGACCCTGCCCTGCAGATCTGCTGTCAGCCTGGCTGCACCCCCCAGCCGTCCTGCTGCCACTGCCCAGAGCCCCAGGCCTGA